One Ricinus communis isolate WT05 ecotype wild-type chromosome 7, ASM1957865v1, whole genome shotgun sequence genomic region harbors:
- the LOC8287614 gene encoding LOW QUALITY PROTEIN: phosphatidylinositol 4-phosphate 5-kinase 2 (The sequence of the model RefSeq protein was modified relative to this genomic sequence to represent the inferred CDS: inserted 2 bases in 1 codon), protein MQETLLRISQPTSTDKQDNNNNKKNKQTSCRRVTPTTSIVVSEKLLPNGDIYTGTLSGSVPHGKGKYLWSDGCMYEGEWRKGKANGNGKFSWPSGATYEGTFKDGKMNGQGTFIGIEGDSYRGQWLSDRKHGYGEKCYGNGDVYEGWWRCNLQDGEGKYRWSNGNGYFGEWKNGLIHGRGVLVWANGNKYEGYWENGVPKGKGVFTFANNNKYEGSLKRSSCVDANSYPRICIWELDGEAGDITCDIVDNVEAASIMYYDSKDSDAEEGCCNGKESSNIAVVVDNLQCQRSSPCSSADGDVKKPGQTISKGHKNYDLMINLQLGIRYSVGKHDLLMRELRQSDFDPKEKFWTRFPLEGSKITPPHQSVDFKWKDYCPMVFRHLRELFAIDPADYMVAICGNDALREFSSPGKSGSFFYLTQDDRFMIKTVRKSEVKVLIRMLPNYYQHVCQYKNSLITKFFGVHCVKPVGGQKIRFIVMGNLFCSEYRIHKRFDLKGSSYGRATDKAEGEIDEMTTLKDLDLNFVFRLERSWYQELIRQIYRDCEFLEAEGIMDYSLLIGLHFRDDYSSDEMKTSPNCLHLETGNMHHDKTSMRGYHLLPDMDWVMEGRGPFIRLGANMPARAERAMRVELDQCVGGGNTNSTPPYSSGQMFDVVLYFGIIDILQDYDISKKLEHAYKSXCKWMPLPSQLLIQSYTQKGSGISYIESSWRTSDEGQRHFNFGKCGTPSTKTPGDIRKKQGARRVSSPGVKDGTHIWSGWLMADG, encoded by the exons ATGCAAGAGACGCTTCTCCGTATCTCTCAACCCACTTCAACTGATAAACAGGACAACAACAATAACAAGAAGAACAAGCAAACAAGCTGCAGGCGCGTGACCCCCACCACCTCCATTGTCGTCTCTGAGAAACTCCTCCCTAACGGGGACATATACACCGGGACATTGTCGGGGAGCGTGCCTCATGGGAAAGGCAAGTACTTATGGTCTGATGGATGTATGTACGAGGGAGAGTGGAGAAAAGGCAAAGCTAACGGTAACGGAAAGTTCTCGTGGCCTTCTGGAGCTACGTATGAGGGAACATTCAAAGACGGAAAAATGAACGGACAAGGAACATTTATTGGTATCGAGGGTGATTCTTACAGAGGTCAATGGCTGTCTGATAGAAAACATGGGTATGGAGAGAAATGCTACGGTAATGGAGATGTGTATGAAGGGTGGTGGAGGTGCAATCTCCAAGATGGGGAAGGGAAGTACAGGTGGAGTAATGGGAATGGGTATTTTGGGGAGTGGAAAAATGGTTTGATTCATGGGAGAGGAGTGTTGGTTTGGGCTAATGGGAATAAATATGAAGGTTATTGGGAGAATGGTGTACCTAAAGGGAAAGGGGTTTTTACTTTTgctaataacaataaatatgaGGGAAGTTTAAAGAGGTCTTCTTGTGTGGATGCTAATAGTTATCCAAGGATTTGCATATGGGAGTTGGATGGTGAGGCTGGTGATATTACTTGTGACATTGTCGATAATGTTGAGGCAGCTTCTATTATGTACTATGATAGTAAAGATTCTGATGCTGAAGAAGGGTGTTGTAATGGTAAAGAAAGTAGTAATATTGCTGTAGTAGTTGACAATTTGCAGTGCCAGAGAAGCAGTCCTTGTAGTTCTGCTGATGGTGATGTTAAAAAGCCAGGCCAAACCATTTCCAAAGGGCATAAGAATTATGATTTAATGATTAATCTCCAACTGGGTATCAG GTATTCTGTTGGGAAGCATGATTTATTGATGCGGGAACTAAGGCAAAGTGATTTTGATCCCAAGGAGAAGTTCTGGACAAGGTTTCCACTTGAAGGATCAAAGATTACGCCGCCACATCAGTCTGTAGACTTTAAATGGAAGGATTATTGTCCCATGGTGTTCAG ACATTTGAGGGAATTGTTTGCAATAGATCCCGCGGATTACATGGTAGCTATTTGTGGAAATGATGCGCTTAGGGAATTTTCTTCCCCTGGGAAAAGTGGAAGCTTCTTTTACCTAACTCAAGACGATCGTTTTATGATTAAAACTGTGAGGAAATCTGAAGTTAAG GTTCTCATTAGGATGCTTCCGAATTACTACCAACATGTTTGTCAGTATAAGAACTCTTTGATAACAAAGTTCTTTGGTGTACATTGTGTGAAACCAGTTGGAGGTCAAAAG ATCCGTTTTATTGTGATGGGCAATTTGTTCTGTTCCGAGTACCGCATCCATAAACGCTTTGACCTGAAAGGTTCTTCTTATGGTCGTGCAACTGACAAGGCTGAGGGAGAAATTGATGAGATGACCACGCTTAAAGATCTAGATCTTAATTTTGTGTTTCGGCTTGAACGGTCATGGTATCAAGAGCTCATCAG GCAAATCTATAGAGATTGTGAGTTCCTAGAAGCTGAAGGGATTATGGATTACAGTCTTTTGATTGGTCTTCACTTTCGTGATGATTACTCGAGTGATGAGATGAAGACATCACCCAACTGCCTGCATCTTG AGACGGGGAATATGCATCACGATAAAACATCCATGCGAGGTTATCACTTGCTGCCAGATATGGATTGGGTTATGGAAGGCCg GGGCCCATTTATCCGGTTGGGAGCAAACATGCCAGCAAGGGCAGAGCGTGCGATGAGGGTTGAGTTGGATCAGTGCGTGGGCGGTGGAAATACCAACTCAACACCTCCATATAGTAGTGGTCAAATGTTTGACGTGGTTCTCTACTTTGGTATCATTGACATCCTCCAAGATTATGACATAAGCAAAAAACTAGAACATGCATACAAGTC TTGCAAGTGGATGCCACTTCCATCTCAGCTGTTGATCCAAAGCTATACTCAAAAAGGTTCCGGGATTTCATACATAGAATCTTCGTGGAGGACAAGTGACGAGGGGCAAAGACATTTCAACTTTGGAAAATGCGGCACCCCTTCAACTAAAACTCCGGGTGACATCCGCAAAAAGCAGGGTGCCAGACGTGTGAGTTCTCCGGGCGTGAAAGATGGTACACATATTTGGTCAGGCTGGTTGATGGCTGATGGATAA